The Argopecten irradians isolate NY chromosome 6, Ai_NY, whole genome shotgun sequence genome has a window encoding:
- the LOC138324830 gene encoding nucleolar protein 10-like: protein MQVSNPNNVNIYNLSAGKSLPEWLSDRKRRALLKQDVDIRRRIELLQDFEMPTVSHGVQVTPDGQYICTTGTYKPRFRCYDVSQMSLKFERGLDSDVVKFLLLDNDYSKVVFLQCDRYIEFHAQEGRYYRLRIPKYGRDLAYHHASCDMYIGGVSSEIYRLNLEQGRFLNPLVVDAEEVNCCHFNASNYLLACGTNMGTVECFDPRVRTRVGVLDVALSKHVDDFETLDIPAVTAMKFRDGLNMAVGTSTGHVLLYDLRSDKPLLVKDHHYELPIKSIEFHDTNDMMLSMDTKILKIWNRDTGKAFTSIEPGTNLNDLCLLPKSGMIFMANEAPKVLSYYIPSLGTAPKWCSFLDNMTEELEENTADMVYDDYKFITRKELEDLGLVHLIGSTMLRAYMHGFFIDIRLYHRAKSMAEPFAYEEYRKKKIREKLEEDRANRVRSKKLPKVNRDLAEKLLTAKEGMATTSAKKRRAKEAVSLLEDNRFSEMFTKSDFQIDTSTEEYRLLNPVISKLDKAVKRKQQNQLSIQYEEVEEDEVEGRASEDDSSSDDEHVWTDDHKRDYHQAKRLQYEQDRQDRLEEKEFNQPKFYQLKEGQDANKRQDKHKRKELRKSLAERLESSHDKSVIKESGTRGNKEMTFRWKKSERESRRQKANKEHYEERKKLRRTAGEISKGFKDKPKYWMGKKVT from the exons ATGCAGGTTTCAAATCCTAATAACGTTAACATCTACAATCTAAGCGCTGGAAAATCGCTTCCCGAG TGGCTGTCTGATAGGAAGAGGCGAGCATTACTAAAGCAGGATGTCG ACATACGACGTAGGATCGAGCTCCTACAGGATTTTGAAATGCCCACTGTTAGTCATGGCGTACAAGTCACCCCAGatggacaatatatatgtacaacag GGACATACAAGCCACGATTTAGATGTTACGATGTTTCGCAGATGTCACTCAAGTTTGAACGAGGACTAGACTCTGATGTTGTTAAGTTTCTATTATTGGATAACGATTACTCAAAA GTTGTCTTCCTGCAATGCGATCGATATATAGAATTCCATGCCCAGGAGGGCCGGTACTACAGACTACGAATACCAAAGTACGGCCGTGACCTCGCCTACCATCACGCTAGCTGTGACATGTATATAGGAGGTGTTAG TTCTGAAATTTACAGACTCAATCTAGAGCAAGGCAGATTTCTGAATCCACTTGTAGTCGATGCAGA GGAGGTCAACTGCTGTCACTTCAATGCCTCAAACTACCTTCTGGCATGTGGAACAAACATG GGTACTGTGGAATGTTTTGACCCACGAGTCAGAACCCGAGTCGGTGTGCTTGATGTAGCCCTCAGTAAACACGTTGATGACTTTGA GACCTTAGATATCCCTGCAGTGACAGCCATGAAATTTCGTGATGGTCTGAATATGGCTGTTGGAACAAGTACTGGTCAT GTATTACTCTACGATTTGAGGTCTGACAAACCACTGCTTGTTAAAGACCACCATTATGAGTTACCAATCAAGTCCATTGAGTTCCATGATACCAATGACATGATGCTGTCCATGGATACAAAGATCCTGAAAATATGGAATCGAGATACG GGGAAAGCTTTCACGTCTATTGAACCAGGTACCAACTTGAATGATCTGTGTTTGTTACCAAAGTCTGGGATGATCTTCATGGCAAACGAGGCTCCTAAGGTTCTGAGTTACTATATACCA TCTTTAGGGACAGCGCCAAAGTGGTGTTCATTTCTAGACAACATGACGGAAGAGTTGGAAGAGAACACCGCAGATATGG TGTATGATGACTACAAGTTTATCACAAGGAAGGAGCTTGAGGATTTGGGTCTAGTCCACCTAATCGGGTCAACCATGTTGAGAGCTTACATGCATGGATTCTTCATCGACATCAGACTATATCATAGA GCAAAATCCATGGCAGAACCATTTGCATATGAGGAGTATCGAAAGAAAAAGATTCGTGAAAAATTGGAAGAGGATCGAGCTAATAGAGTACGCTCGaag AAACTCCCTAAAGTCAATAGAGATCTGGCAGAAAAACTCTTGACAGCTAAAGAAGGGATGGCGACCACTTCAGCAAAGAAAAGACGGGCGAAA GAAGCCGTGAGTCTTTTAGAGGATAACCGCTTCAGTGAAATGTTTACAAAGTCCGACTTCCAAATTGATACTTCTACTGAAGAGTACCGACTCCTGAACCCAGTCATCTCCAAACTTGATAAGGCAGTGAAGCGGAAACAGCAGAATCAGCTGTCCATTCAGTATGAGGAAGTGGAG GAAGATGAGGTGGAGGGCCGTGCTAGTGAGGATGACAGTAGTTCTGATGACGAACATGTGTGGACAGATGACCATAAGCGTGACTACCACCAAGCCAAGCGTCTACAGTATGAGCAAGATCGGCAGGACAGATTGGAGGAGAAGGAATTCAACCAGCCAAAGTTTTACCAACTTAAAGAGGGGCAAGACGCTAACAAAAGACAGGACAAGCACAAGAGAAAAGAACTAAG GAAAAGCCTTGCTGAAAGACTTGAAAGTTCACACGACAAATCCGTCATCAAAGAGTCGGGGACCAGAGGCAACAAGGAAATGACATTTAGATGGAAAAAG AGTGAACGCGAGAGCAGACGACAGAAGGCCAATAAAGAGCATTACGAGGAAAGGAAAAAACTACGACGTACAGCTGGGGAGATAAGTAAAGGGTTTAAAGACAAACCAAAGTACTGGATGGGAAAGAAAGTGACATGA